In Camelina sativa cultivar DH55 chromosome 17, Cs, whole genome shotgun sequence, the genomic stretch TGATTAGAAttcctttttcttgtaaataaaaatgaattaaaagagcACTAGTTAACTAACGTATGAAGTTTGGGGTTGTAATCGAGAAATGGGAACGACACCTATATAggttttgagaagaaaaatacttaggttcacttcTAGGGGTGAAACTCTCCATTCACCCCTTCTTCTCTCAATCAATCaaaatcttccatctaatatttcatttaaaaaataaataaaaattaaattaaaaagcaacccaaattaaggaaacaaattctgtatacttttaattaaggaaagttaaatatttagcttggtttagatttttaaactagagtaaaattatatgtcggtttgggtttacaaatgaagtggttagggtttagattttacaattaaaacgaaattatatgtcggtttgggtttacaaatgaggtggttagggtttagattttacaattagaacgaaattatatgtcggtttgggttcacaaatgagatggttagggtttagattttacaagtagaacgaaattatatgtcggtttgggttcacaaatgagatggttagggtttagatttcatatatatcggtttgggtttattaaaaagcggtttaattttttaattttataataatgtatacaaattttatttccttattttataagggggtgaatggagaggtttaTCCCTaagggtgaacccaagtattgttcttttGAAAATGGTGAATGTTGTTGCTATAAATGGTGACAATCTTAACTAGCTCATTAGGAGGATGTGGGAATCTTGTGTTTCCCAATCAACGATTAGCTCATTAATTTTTactagtattttattttctcaactCTTTTAAGAGTATTCAATTTTGGCATTCCAGATTTCCAGCGAGTGCATGCACGAGCGGAACCTTCGTGGCAGGTGACACCACTTGGCAGATGTAAATTGAACTTAGaggtttctcaaaatttaaGTAACTTTATTctcatatttatttagttttgtttgaaaGTAGCTTTTATTCAAGATATTCAGTCTTAGTTATTTTCGATACCTATCCAGATTTTtcatatagtaatatagtatcATAGTTTCTGTTGGAGGAAAACTTAGGGTTTGCTTGCTTTATGTTTgttatattaaagaaaatatgtatgaagttttttttttaatttcttttgtaaacacaATGTATATGAAAATAAGACGTATAATaatattctctctgttttataaaaatgtcactttgacattttttttattacgaAAAGAAtatcatttatgtttttaatatagtttataagattaaatttcgtttttatctctattatttaatcttattaattacaaatatatttttagtatatttgtaaaaagtaaaatataaatttaaataattttttttatttttgtgtattgttttaAAATGATCCCTTtatgaaacagaaagaaaagtaatttctatttatttacttCTTTGACGTCATTAGTGATGAAattaaaacaagttaaaaacTTATAGTTCTATATTTTAcgttaataaattttgaaaaaaataaaaattcattttaaataaaaataaatttgcataaatatataacaaaatagtaTTCTTGAGAACCAGAAATATCAAAGATGgaatattttgtttctctatgaatcatattatcaaatattatttctcttaaaattaattgttatatagAACTGTGTGAATTATATAGAACTAAGATTAGGTTGTATAACTAGGACTTGTTTCTCAGGATATGCAACTCCACCAATTTAGTTgacaaaatttttgtatttcgaatataaattaattttgttaaaattaaatttcaaaacaaaatttagcaatttatatttctttttttttttgctaagtgtgtaaatatcattaaaaagaAACCAGAGTTTGTTTTTACATGAAAATTGAGATCCCACTAATTTGGTTCCttggcaaaaaataaaataaaaaacaaggaaGCAAATTTTGAAACATTTCAAAAGATAGACTCATCTAACCCAAAAATAGAAGAGCTTCTTAAAATTCTTGCGGTGTCTCCTCGCGATAGTTGTATTGATGATCTCCCGATCTATTTCCTTGAAGATAACATATGGTGGAACGGCTTGGAGATTGTGCAGAAtgttgtttctctgtttccagAGTGCATAAATTGTGGCTTGAGCGACGATCTTCCTCAGTGTAGATGGGGAGGAGGCTGTGCTCAATCTGATCCAGCCCAGCAAGCTTTCCCAATTCCTGAAAAGTGGTGGAGGCAGCGAAAGTCTTCGATGGATCATTCTCCAAATTTCCATGCTGTAGCTGCAAGATAAAAGTAAGTGGTCTCTAGTCTCGACATTTGAAGCGCATAAGCAGCAGTCGGTGGAGACCTGCATTCCCCAAGATTGGAGTCTGGAACGAGTGGGTAATCTGTTAAGATGGGCTATCCACATATGGAACGCATTTCGAGGAGTAGCTCCTTTGAACCAGACAAGACTTGCCCACGGCTGAACAGCCTCTCTGTGTCTCAGCGTTTCCCACGTACTAGATGAGGAAAATCCAGAACTACTTGTATTGTTGACATACCACTCATAACAATCTTCAATCTGAGTAGGTAGCGGCAGCTGGATAGTGGTGAGGTATATGTGGAGATCGGTTGCTTGATGAGAGCGAGGAGAGGGTAGAATCCAGGAGTCTCCTCGCGTGGCCTCTGCCACCGAAGCTGATAGAGGAACTCTGAGATTGCTAGGGCCTGCATCACCTAGGAAAATGATCAGAGGTCCAAACGGTGACCAGGAGTCGTTCCATAAACTGGCGGTGCTCCCATTGCCTAAAGACACTCGCATGAAACTCTGAGCAATAGGTCTCAAGCGGAGTAAGCATTTCCAGTTCCAAGAATCCTGAgccttttcttttaaaaaccaGAATGTCGAAATAGAACTAGTTAGGCGACCCGGGAAGTGATGAAATCTGTGCCATGAAGCCCAAAGGGAATTCTTTTTGGTGAAAAGATTCCAAACAAGTTTTAGACCTAGGGAAACATTCCAGTCTGTGAAACGCCTAAGTCCGATTCCCCCCTCCTCCTTTGGTAAACATACCTTCCGCCAGGCCACTTTTGCTTTGTGATGGTTTTCAATACCCCCAGACCATAAGAAATGAGAGCATAGAGATTCTATTTCTTTGATGCAACCTCTCGGCAGTCTGAATGTTGAGATCCAGAAGACTACAATACCTGTGATTACTGAGGCTATCAGCTGCAGCCTCCCTACAAAAGATAGTGACTTCACTGCCCAGTGAACgaatttattcttgattttcTGCACTAAGGGAGCGTACTCAGCCACCTTTAACTTCCTTGACATGAGTGGAAGCCCCAAGTATCTTATGGGTAGATTAGCCTCAGGAAAACCGAAGTGAGCAATTGCTGTATGCTCCACCTCATCAACACCTGCTAGGAAAAGTTCTGTTTTGTCTCTATTCATAGTTAGTCCAGACCAACCCGCAAAGTCATCCAAAGTTTCATTTATCCCTTGAAGAGATGAGCTTCCACCATCAAAAAATATCATCACATCATCCACAAACATCAAATGAGAGAGTTCCAAGTCTGATGTTTTAGGATGATAGAAGATGTAGCCTGAGGAATACCTTGAGAGAAGCAGCTTTGAGAAGACTTCCATTGCAAGGACAAACAGATAAGGTGAGAGAGGATCTCCTTGTTGAAGACCCCTCTTGCTTTTGAAAAAACCCCCAGAGACACCATTGATAACGATTGAGAAGGTTGGGGTAGTAATACATTCCTCTATCCATTTCACAAAGACCTCTGGAAGGTGAATTCCTCTTAGGGTGGATAGAACAAAATCCCATCTTAAGGAGTCAAAAGCTTTACGCAGGTCTACTTTAAGCATACCACTAGGTTCTATGTTCCTTTTGTTGTAGCCATGGACAATCTCAGTGGCAAGCAACACATTTTCTGACAGGTTTCTCCCTTTGATGAAGGCAGTTTGTGATGGAGAAATGATGTCAGGCAGAATGGTTTTGAGTCGATTTGCTAGAAGCTTTGAGATTACCTTATATAAGGTATTCAGACACGAGATTGGCCGGAACTCTGTAGGTTTGGTTGGGTTTGTAATCTTGGGAATCAAGACAAGTGTCGTTGCATTCCACTGCTTTAAGATCCTGCCAGTTCTGAAAAACTCCTTTACTGCTGATATCACTTCGCCTCCAACAATGGGCCAACATTTTATGAAGAATTCTGCCGGATATCCATCTGGACCGCTTGATTTATTCCTTGGAAGACTAAAGAAAGCCTCTTTAATGTCCTCTGAGGAGAAGTCCTTTGTCAACTGATTCTGCTGCTCCGAGGTGCAACTGAAGTTGAGGAGAGTTGTGATATCCTCTTGAGTTGACAGAGAGGGAGAGATCTCACTTCCCAAGAGGTCGGAGAAGTAGTCGACACAAATGTCTTGGATCCCTTTGAAGGAATTCACCTTCTCCCCAGCTGCATTTTCAAGATAGTGAATATGGTTTGAAGCACGCCTGGAATTTGCCATCTTGTGGAAGTAACTAGAGTTGCAGTCGCCGTGAGTTAACCAGGTAATGCTTGATCTTTgcatgaaaaatctttgctttgctttgacCAGCGTAAGCCATTTCCTCTCGTCATCTAGTAAAGCCTCGGCGTTTTGCGGAGTTGGGGAGGAGAGCATCCGTTCTTGACTTTTGATCACAACTTCATGGGCCTCGGAAACTCTTTTTTCAATACCTGAGTAGTTTGTCCTACTGAAATCTCTGATGATCTTCTTGAGACCTCCCAGTTTCTTTGAGACTCGAAACATATCGGTGCCAACAAAGTTAAAAGAGAACCAACTTTGGGAGATGAGGTGGATGAAACTCTGATCATGTAGGAGGAAATTGAACAGCTTGAAAGATTTCTTTTGACTCTGCCGTGGTAGCGAGAGGTTTATGTGAGCACAAGCATGGTCCGAGAAGTCAGGTTCTCCAAAGATACAAAAGGACAAAGGGAAAGAAAATGCCCACTGATCATTTACCAACGCCCTGTCAAGCTTTTTAGCTATAGGATCCGCTTTTCTCCTATTCCACCAAGTATATGTGCAACCTCTAAAGGTAAGATCATGCAGAACAGCATTGTGGATACACTCCTGGAAAACCTTGGTTGCTCTGTCAATCGAGTACCCGTCTGATTTTGAGTGGTCGGATGGGTTGAGAGTCTGGTTGAAGTCGCCCATAACAGCCCATGGTTTACCTTGCAACGTTTGATTTGTAGATAAGCTGAGGATCTCGCTCCAAAGGTGTAACCGCTGAGCCTCGTCGTTTGAGGCATAGACAAAAGAGACTACAAAGGTGTTATCCGCGGAAGGAAGCTGCACCTCACAAGTAATCATTTGGagagattttgaaataacaagGACCTTGACACTGGGGTGCCAAAGAACCCAAATCTTTCCTAGGTCCGAAAAGGCATAGTTGCCTTCGTACAGCCAGCCAGGCAAAACACTTGTGATGAGCTTATCACACTTATGCTGCTGCACGTGAGTCTCAATGAGACTACCAAAAAGTGGCTTATTACTACAAAGCCATTTTTTAAATCCGGTACGATGGGATAGCTTATTAAAGCCTCggacattccaacaaaaaatatctaCACACATTAATATGGAATACTAGTGGTTGAGGCTAATGCCTCGTTCACGCTTGCGCTGCCGTTGTGACATCACCTTTGTGAACTCAAAATCATCGTAATCCTCATGACAGTCTGATTGATCAGAGCTCCCAAACTCACTCGATGAGACATCAGAAGAGTCTGGGTCCGCCCCGGATACACTATCCGAAATATAGATTTTACCTTGGGCCTCCTTGTGGTTAGTGGTAAGGCCAGAGCCGCTTGTTTCTTCAATTGCTTATAATCTCTCGTTTCTTCAATTTAGTCCTCCTATTGCTTATCAAACAAATTGTTTAGTCATCATACATGACAACATTTAACTCTTAAAAACTCTTTTCCACCAATTTGGATAATCCAATGTTGTTCTAAATTCTTCTTAAATGTCTAGTTGggaaataaaagcaaaaaaaatatattgctCAATTTTCAATTATGGAAGTAGCCAAGTCAAATATTGCAAAATGAAGCCGCATGGAATAgacacaaaagagaaagagaaatatattaataaactgACGGCTGTGATACATCGTTACCATGATTGATGctataataaaacaattacaCACCGTTGGATCTAATTGATGCCGATACATACATATAAACTGAACGGCTGAGATGATCTGTTGACTTTACTTGATCGTCTCATAAATCAACGGCTGTAATGTAATTGTTACGGTGTTTGATGCGATAAAACGAACATAAACCGTCCGATCTGAGAGATATATGAAATGAACGGCTGAGATGAATGTGTTGACTTTTTTACATTGGGTAGATCAGAAAGTGGAGAGCACCCAGGTAGAGAGTGTAACATGAGCCCCGCTCTGGCGctgcttcttcctctctctctctctctctctctctctctatcatcatcatcactttctttatctaatctctcttcttttaaagCGGCCATTGGAGCTCTCCAAGTTCTATCTTAACCTTTACTTGTTGtggtgattttgattttttttaatctctctctctttctctttcaagtGAATTTTGAATTctgtaagttttctttttcaatttctttgaaCCGATTTGGTTGTGAAACTTTGCTTTTATCGTGAGGAAGTGAATTtattgattttagggtttttaattttgttgtcgGCGAGTtgtgatttatgttttttttttttttttttttttttNCTAATTGAggaattttgggtttttggatCTTTAAGAGTTGTGTGATAAAAAGTGTTGATTTTGAGAAATGGGTTGGTTACTTGAATTGTGTATGATGAACTTTGAGCTGGGTTCTGGTAAAGATTTgtactttgtttattgattttgatTCTGTATGGTTTGTaggttttattgttttctttattgaaATCAAAATGGAAACTGAAGACGATTTGTGCAACCAGACCAATTGGGGAAGCTCTTCTTCTAAACTGCGGGAGCCTTGTTCATCGGACCAGGCTTTCTCGGGTTTCACGACGCAGCAGAAGTGGGAAGATGTTTCGATCTTGGATTATGAGATGGGTGGTGTGGAGCCTGCTGCTTTGCAAGTTTTCGACGACATGAAAGCTTCAGGGCAAGCTAACGTTGATTTCCTTCAAGGTGTGAGGGCTCAAGCTTGGGATCCGAGGACGATGCTTAGTAATCTATCTTTCATGGAGGAGAAGATTCACCAGTTGCAGGATCTTGTTCATCTGCTTGTTGGACGAGGTGGTGGGCAGCAGCTTCAACAAGGAGGTCGTCAAGACGAGCTGGCGCAGCAGCAGCTTATAACTACGGATCTTACTTCCATAATCATACAGCTGATTTCAACTGCAGGTAGTCTTCTTCCATCTGTTAAGCATAATATGTCAACACCTCCGGGTCCATACACTGGGCAGCCCGGTTCAGCCATGTTCCCTTATGCAAGGGAGGCTAATAACGTTGCTTCACAGAgcctaaacaacaacaacaacaacaacaacaacaacaactcttctGGTGCCCAAGAGTTCGATTTGCCTAAGCCGGTCGTTCTTGTTGATGAGAGAGATAGCCATGTTGTGGAGGAACATGAAATGAAAGACGAAGATGATGCCGAGGAAGGGGAGAACCTTCCTCCTGGTTCATACGAGATATTGCAACTTGAGAAAGAGGAGATTCTCGCACCGCATACCCACTTCTGTACGATATGTGGCAAAGGTTTCAAGAGAGACGCGAATCTGAGGATGCATATGAGAGGGCATGGAGATGAGTACAAAACTGCAGCTGCTCTTGCCAAACCGAACAAAGAATCTGTACCCGGGTCTGAGCCGTTGCTGATCAAGAGGTACTCTTGCCCATTCCTGGGTTGCAAACGTAACAAGGAGCACAAAAAGTTCCAGCCTTTGAAAACGATCCTATGCGTGAAGAACCACTATAAACGCACCCACTGCGATAAAAGCTTCACTTGCAGCCGGTGCCATACCAAGAAGTTCTCTGTCATAGCAGACCTGAAAACTCACGAGAAGCATTGCGGGAAAAACAAGTGGCTCTGTTCCTGTGGTACAACATTTTCAAGGAAAGACAAGCTGTTTGGTCACATAGCTCTGTTCCAGGGACACACGCCTGCGATCCCCCTTGAAGAGACAAAGCCTTCAGCCGGTACATCTGCTCAGAGAGAGAGCTCTGAAGGCGGGAACAACAACCAAGGAATGGTTGGCTTCAATCTCGGTTCTGCACCTAATGCCAACCAAGAAACCGCACAGCCTGGAATGACGGATGGGAAGATGAGTTTTGAGGAGTCTTTCTCGCCGATGAACTTTGATACATGTAATTTTGGAGGGTTCCATGAGTTCCCGCGACTGATGTTTGATGATTCAGAGAGTTCATTTCAAATGCTTATTGCAAATGCCTGTGGTTTCTCGCCCAGGAGTGTTGGGGAGTCTGTTTTAGATACTAGTCTCTAAGGCAttactatatatgttaaaaGAGTATTATTAAGTTATGTAAGATGTTCTAGTTTTTAGCCTTTTTAGCAGCTCTTTTATGTCTGTAATTTGTTTTCGCCAGAATAATATCAGGAAAGCAAAAAGTGGATTTCCTTTTTAAAATCTGTTgctaattaattagttataagAAAGTTtagattctttattttttcttagctATTTTGTTTATCTTCATTGGACCAACTATGTCCATCTCCGGTGATAGCGTCAATCTAGGAAAAGAACTGATCAGCTCTCATGATACAACAAATTGGATGTAAATTCATATCTATGAaagtatataacaaaatttgatatgagCTACAACGTCGACAGTTAGTTTCAAGGTTACAGAAACTTGCTATCAGCTAAATTGCGATGGTGTGCTTGAGAGCTTCTCAGTATCATCTACGCAAGGTTGAGAAGAAGCTTGACAGTACTTGTGAATCATTGCTTGTATCTCTCTCAACAAGCCATTCCTCTTGAATCTGTACCCTCACATCCCTATCATAAAAGAATGCTTACAGAATTAGCAAGAATAACTTACAAGTAATGAATGCATAATCATCAAAATATGAAGGTGTTTAAAGTGAGAAAAGATAGAACCTTTTCAAGGCAAGAACTTGATAGTTTCTTCTCAAGTAATCTGCGTATTTCGTAAGGGCCTCTTGAGCATATGGTCTCCCCACGGTTCTTACAGCTGCAGCACTGAGTAAACTCTCCAAAGAACCATGTTTTCTCACAAGTTTCATCGCTGTTTTCCTTCCAAACGCTGGGACCACGTGCTGAATCCCCGGAACTCCATCAACTTCATCACCCATTATACATCCTGTCACCAAATTCATAGTCCTGCTTAATAAGAAAACATGCAGAATACTTCTCTGGCAAAAACCAGACATGTATTTATATATCTGGCCAAACACTCAGTTCGAGTTGGTTTTTGACACATAACAACGCAAAATTGCACAGGCATGTATGTCTACAGAGATAACTCGGATTAGGCACTTACGAAAGCTCAAATCGGACTGTGGATCACAATTATACTGATCATGGTAGTGTTTCAAGGTATAAAAGGACCATCTATTGAGATCTGCCAATGGAATGACAATCTGAACATTTTCTGAAATCAACTGCTTAAAGTCTTTGTCCGGTGATGCAATAACCACACGATATCCTTTTTGCACGGCTTGTTCCATCAGCGTAGCCACCACATCGTCTGCTTCATGCCCTTCCATTCTAACAACCTAGCTCACAACAACAAGATCCTTAGTCAGATCATTTTCATCTACTTCTATGGCTAATTCAAATAACTATGATCCTCTCTCCTAATCAACTATATCCAAGTGACAGAAATTGAGCTAGTTTAGTTTTACCCACTGGCACATTGCAATTTCTAAGAACTTCATCGACGAACTGATGTGGCCTCTTGGAGTATTTCCCAGGATTTGGTGATTTCCTATGAGCTTTATATGAAGGCAACAGTTCTCGGCGTTGCTGGttaccttcttctccatcaataACCTAAAAAAAGAACATCTTTCATCAATCGGAGAAGAGAGACATAAAATTGTGGcagaatcaaagaaaagaagagatgttTTTTTACAGCAATGACAGGATCAGTGAGGCTGacttgagagaagaagagtgaaatCCAGTGACCAAAAGCTTGCGAACTGGGTTTGTTTCCTTCGTAGCAAAGTGGACTAACGTCTAAGAAGAAgacccttttctttttcttcctacTTTCTTCATTGATGCTACTGAGAAAATCTTTCTGGAGAACTTGCCCATAAcctgttcgatgaaatgtctcaGCGGAAGATGAcgaggaaggaggagaagaaagagaagaaaatgaagaagagaccCATTTGGTTCGTGAAGCTTGTGGCTTGTCGATAGATTTAGTTGTGAAGGAAAGGAGAGAATTTGGTTGAGAAAATCCTACTGTTATCATCGTCTTCAACCTCGGCGTCTGTTCTACAAGACTACTACTACTAATGTATCCATAGTTGTTTATTATTTCCAACATACTTGAATCGAGCCTTCTTCTTATAATGGGCCTTAAGTGGGTAGTTTTGGGATTATGCTTTTCGGTCCAGTAACATATAACAGTTATGTCGTTTGAATTGGAAAATAGCCAAACTATTTTCAAAAcactttttcatatatacaattattaacctaaactaactaaaatttcaaattttcaacctaaactttataaaatttagcCGTTTTCAACTTTTCCGTAAATGATATTACTTAGCCTTTTAATGGTGCTGAGTAAAACACCAacatttagatatttaaatgtTAAATCAGACCGCGAATAATTCATGTTGTTTGAACTCTACCCATATAATTTTTGCAAGACAAACCAACCAACACTAGAGTGTTTGGCTTATCTAATCTCCAAACgctaaaatttacatttttcctattaaacaaatattttgccCGTGGCAACTAGGATGAGACTCCAACTCCTTGGCAACTTGGAGTTGTGGAAACCacacaaatttcaaaatttggcaCTTTAGAATCGGTTTTTCCTTTCTTGCTTCCGTCTTGGATGATCGTTTTcctccattgttgttgtttttgtctgttatttctgtagatttttggttttatgcTACTTATATTCCTTGTAACTTCtgtcaaaaattcaaaaatgttataaaatcttcacattgataccaaaaaaaaagtatgataaGCATATATCGATCAAATTCTATCTCAATACATGAGCTACCTCtttcatcatcaacaccaaATATTTTTTCGGCTTCACAATGGAACTCATGTCGGGCGCCTTCAAAACAGGCAATGGGGttcattttttcctttatgtataaaaagaaattttgttgAATAGTTTTTCAGattcaaaaataaacaaaaaagagatatattttttgaacgaaaaagagaaaaatcattagttttatttttctacattaACACAACGAAAAGATTAAGAAGATAGTCatagaatatgaaaaagaatctaACCACTTGGCAAAAAATTTATTGTTGGTGCaactttaaacaatttataatgCTTATGATtacgaaaaaacaaaacacgaaaGTAAAAACTACCTAACTAGGCGAGCTAGCGAATACGCTTAATCGATGAGAGTTGTATCCTATATAAAAGATCAACCCAACACTGCCAATGACATTTGCCCATAAGTCCATGACATTGGCTCTTTCCTCAATTGCTGGAGGTCCATGCGGAGGATTGATTCCATATTTATTTTCCTATCAGAACATACAATGAAAACTAAAGTCATGAAATGATGGGAATATGAAcagtaattattttaattttgtaaggATAAATAAAAGCTACCAAAAAAATGAGCATAAAATTTATGTTAAGAAGCGAGATCGCTCTCCACGGCTTTGATTGATGAAACCAATTGTAGCATAATCCAAACCTGTCGTGAGGCCAAACCACTACCGTTGGTTCAAGCACGTCTCCACATGTTTTAGATCCTAGGCGAACTAAATTTGTAGGGGCCTATTGACAATCACTATATACCGTGAGATATAAAGCTCATAGGAACTGATTAGGAAACTAGAGAAGTCTCATTCATGAATCATaatcaaatatgaaaaaaacaatgttttgtcTGCAATTATCAATTTTCTTACCATATTGTTTAAGTTTTACAATTATAatgcagattttatttttggtaaccTAATCAAATCAACATCTAAGAATATTAGTAACTTCATTAAATTCATAGTCAATATAATAGGGATGTATCACTTAGtcaaattaacaataaatatcaCTAAACTACCTTTTTTTGTAGTCAAAATAATGATATATCACTAAATTACCCTTATTCTAGTATATCATTTTTAGTAatgtgatttaatttttattcaaaatgttcaaatataaagaaatctTCAATGAACAACTTCAGCATTGTTTTCCTATAAACTTGTCCAATCTAGTTTATAGAA encodes the following:
- the LOC109129925 gene encoding uncharacterized protein LOC109129925, giving the protein MWIAHLNRLPTRSRLQSWGMQVSTDCCLCASNVETRDHLLLSCSYSMEIWRMIHRRLSLPPPLFRNWESLLGWIRLSTASSPSTLRKIVAQATIYALWKQRNNILHNLQAVPPYVIFKEIDREIINTTIARRHRKNFKKLFYFWVR
- the LOC104757781 gene encoding protein SENSITIVE TO PROTON RHIZOTOXICITY 1-like isoform X1, translating into METEDDLCNQTNWGSSSSKLREPCSSDQAFSGFTTQQKWEDVSILDYEMGGVEPAALQVFDDMKASGQANVDFLQGVRAQAWDPRTMLSNLSFMEEKIHQLQDLVHLLVGRGGGQQLQQGGRQDELAQQQLITTDLTSIIIQLISTAGSLLPSVKHNMSTPPGPYTGQPGSAMFPYAREANNVASQSLNNNNNNNNNNNSSGAQEFDLPKPVVLVDERDSHVVEEHEMKDEDDAEEGENLPPGSYEILQLEKEEILAPHTHFCTICGKGFKRDANLRMHMRGHGDEYKTAAALAKPNKESVPGSEPLLIKRYSCPFLGCKRNKEHKKFQPLKTILCVKNHYKRTHCDKSFTCSRCHTKKFSVIADLKTHEKHCGKNKWLCSCGTTFSRKDKLFGHIALFQGHTPAIPLEETKPSAGTSAQRESSEGGNNNQGMVGFNLGSAPNANQETAQPGMTDGKMSFEESFSPMNFDTCNFGGFHEFPRLMFDDSESSFQMLIANACGFSPRSVGESVLDTSL
- the LOC104757781 gene encoding protein SENSITIVE TO PROTON RHIZOTOXICITY 1-like isoform X2, encoding MKDEDDAEEGENLPPGSYEILQLEKEEILAPHTHFCTICGKGFKRDANLRMHMRGHGDEYKTAAALAKPNKESVPGSEPLLIKRYSCPFLGCKRNKEHKKFQPLKTILCVKNHYKRTHCDKSFTCSRCHTKKFSVIADLKTHEKHCGKNKWLCSCGTTFSRKDKLFGHIALFQGHTPAIPLEETKPSAGTSAQRESSEGGNNNQGMVGFNLGSAPNANQETAQPGMTDGKMSFEESFSPMNFDTCNFGGFHEFPRLMFDDSESSFQMLIANACGFSPRSVGESVLDTSL
- the LOC104757782 gene encoding uncharacterized protein LOC104757782, translating into MITVGFSQPNSLLSFTTKSIDKPQASRTKWVSSSFSSLSSPPSSSSSAETFHRTGYGQVLQKDFLSSINEESRKKKKRVFFLDVSPLCYEGNKPSSQAFGHWISLFFSQVSLTDPVIAVIDGEEGNQQRRELLPSYKAHRKSPNPGKYSKRPHQFVDEVLRNCNVPVVRMEGHEADDVVATLMEQAVQKGYRVVIASPDKDFKQLISENVQIVIPLADLNRWSFYTLKHYHDQYNCDPQSDLSFRCIMGDEVDGVPGIQHVVPAFGRKTAMKLVRKHGSLESLLSAAAVRTVGRPYAQEALTKYADYLRRNYQVLALKRDVRVQIQEEWLVERDTSNDSQVLSSFFSTLRR